One genomic window of Ctenopharyngodon idella isolate HZGC_01 chromosome 18, HZGC01, whole genome shotgun sequence includes the following:
- the mgat4c gene encoding alpha-1,3-mannosyl-glycoprotein 4-beta-N-acetylglucosaminyltransferase C: protein MRLVLKCLDKMRCFRKRSTIPFLVALITFLLFINLYIEDGYVLEEDKRQLRETSMHPLNSERYVHTFKDITNFSGTINVTYRYLAGTPLPRKKYLTIGLSSVKRKRGNYLLETIKSIFDQSSYEELKEIVVVVHLADFDLAWCESLVQEISRKFGHHIIAGRLLVIHAPEEYYPSLDGLKRNYNDPEDRVRFRSKQNVDYAFLLNFCTNLSDFYMMLEDDVRCSRNFLTALKKVVSSREGSYWVMLEFSKLGYIGKLYHSRDLPRLAHFLLMFYQEMPCDWLLIHFRGLLAQKDAIRFKPSLFQHMGYYSSYKGAENKLKDDDFEEDSLDIPDNPPASLYTNINVFESYDAAKAYSSVDEYFWGKAPSTGDFYVIVFNKATKISKIKIITGTDDRQNDILHHGALEVGEKSIGTKKGRQCSSYITLGEFKNGNIEVYDVDHKIAFDIECVRIVVTASQKEWLIIRSISLWTTQGASQ from the exons ATGAGGCTGGTGTTAAAGTGCCTGGACAAGATGAGGTGTTTCCGGAAACGTTCCACCATTCCTTTTCTGGTGGCTCTCATTACCTTCCTGCTCTTCATAAACCTCTACATCGAGGATGGCTATGTGCTG GAGGAAGATAAACGTCAGTTGCGAGAAACCTCAATGCATCCGCTGAACTCGGAGCGATATGTTCATACCTTTAAAGATATCACCAATTTTTCTGGAACAATCAATGTGACTTATCGCTACCTTGCTGGAACACCTTTACCTCGAAAGA AGTATCTCACTATTGGATTGTCATCTGTCAAAAGAAAACGAGGAAACTACCTGTTGGAGACCATcaagtccatttttgaccaatcAAGTTATGAGGAGCTCAAGGAGATTGTTGTGGTTGTCCACTTGGCAGATTTCGACCTGGCATGGTGCGAGAGCCTAGTTCAGGAAATCTCAAGGAAATTCGGCCACCATATCATTGCAGGACGGCTGCTAGTTATCCATGCACCTGAGGAGTACTACCCGTCCCTGGATGGATTGAAGAGAAATTACAATGATCCGGAGGATAGAGTACGATTCCGTTCCAAACAGAATGTAGATTATGCTTTTCTGCTCAACTTCTGCACCAACCTGTCAGACTTCTACATGATGTTGGAGGATGATGTGCGCTGCTCCCGAAACTTCCTCACTGCCTTGAAGAAAGTGGTGTCATCTAGGGAGGGATCGTACTGGGTGATGCTGGAATTCTCCAAACTGGGCTACATTGGGAAGCTGTACCACTCACGAGACCTTCCCAGACTTGCCCATTTCCTGCTCATGTTCTATCAGGAGATGCCTTGCGATTGGCTTCTTATCCATTTCCGAGGCCTACTGGCCCAGAAGGATGCGATTCGCTTCAAGCCTTCTCTTTTCCAACACATGGGCTACTATTCCTCTTACAAGGGTGCAGAAAACAAACTTAAGGATGATGACTTTGAGGAAGACTCCCTTGATATCCCAGACAATCCACCTGCCAGTTTGTACACAAACATAAATGTGTTTGAGAGCTATGATGCTGCCAAAGCTTACAGTAGCGTGGACGAGTACTTTTGGGGCAAGGCCCCTTCCACTGGGGACTTTTATGTTATAGTATTCAACAAGGCAACAAAAATCAGCAAAATCAAGATCATAACGGGAACAGATGATCGCCAGAATGATATTTTGCATCATGGAGCTCTGGAAGTGGGAGAGAAATCAATAGGAACCAAAAAGGGAAGGCAGTGCTCCTCCTATATAACTTTAGGGGAGTTTAAAAATGGAAACATTGAGGTTTATGATGTGGACCACAAGATAGCATTTGATATTGAGTGTGTTCGCATTGTGGTGACGGCAAGTCAGAAAGAATGGCTTATCATTAGAAGCATAAGCCTCTGGACTACACAAGGTGCCAGTCAATGA